The Paenibacillus macerans genome includes a window with the following:
- a CDS encoding C40 family peptidase, with the protein MKEIKTRDVVKDIKRLDRFLNVLPRVKRSNGRVKRQVENDKKTSQSPVEYAQRQFAAATKKTTRVQMGVSLRINKRLIRHILKRRLLPEGDSVASDSSLDVNEEPSLTRTPRLALSLHLRKPVDGKYVLSSGSHSGKQRFIRSRVNARLLYRSRTGGFPERMQKRDIGPPKPVGKKETFSAAVSRSANGRVKPLTRVPSTITKHSGHTIKRKVQNFKTLSPFIKNGHLLEHANNHSDAQTEGKMNAVKEAQRATQMAMSARRSIQTARAAARLNRLIVKMVVRATALLVKGLTALLGISGSVIVVLCIVMASAAVISSPFGIFVSGENTDADVKPLSRIVQEIDDEFAARLVDIQQSAGNVDRVEYHYPGSADNTRIDNWMEIIAVFAVKTVTDAENGMDVATLDATRNGIIRSVFWDMNSLESRVETIEHKETVTVEHEDGSTSEETITRHERILHITVTSHTAEQQADTYRFTSEQMELMKEMLSEEFRPLMFAILGKDADIGLTPEQLDLVQQQLPEGELGSEAVKLALTRLGDPYSQPKAGQGNYTDCSYLVQWVYRQLGINLPRTAAEQARFCVENGLTVGAADLVPGDLVFWSYESNGRFMNITHVGIYAGDGKVVDASSSRGQVVYRNLFDSDKQVLFGRPEILDIEAAFNTFN; encoded by the coding sequence ATGAAAGAGATTAAAACGAGAGATGTTGTGAAAGACATCAAACGTTTGGATAGATTCCTGAACGTGTTGCCTCGTGTAAAGCGTTCAAACGGTCGTGTCAAACGGCAGGTTGAGAATGACAAGAAGACCTCTCAGTCTCCAGTTGAATATGCGCAGCGACAGTTCGCAGCGGCTACGAAAAAAACGACACGCGTCCAAATGGGAGTGAGTCTGCGCATTAACAAGAGATTAATCCGACACATTCTAAAAAGGCGGCTGTTGCCAGAGGGTGATTCTGTCGCAAGTGATAGCTCGCTTGATGTTAATGAGGAGCCTTCGCTTACGCGTACACCGCGACTTGCCCTTAGCTTACATCTCCGTAAGCCGGTTGATGGAAAATACGTCTTGTCTTCTGGTTCGCATTCAGGAAAACAACGATTTATACGGAGCCGGGTCAATGCCCGGCTTCTGTATCGTTCTCGAACAGGTGGCTTTCCTGAGCGGATGCAGAAAAGGGATATCGGCCCTCCAAAACCGGTCGGGAAGAAGGAAACATTCTCCGCCGCGGTATCTCGTTCAGCAAATGGACGCGTGAAACCGTTAACCCGAGTCCCTTCTACTATAACGAAACACTCAGGTCATACGATCAAACGGAAAGTGCAAAATTTTAAGACATTATCGCCATTTATAAAAAATGGGCATCTGCTAGAGCACGCTAACAATCATTCGGATGCTCAAACTGAAGGGAAAATGAATGCCGTCAAGGAAGCACAGCGGGCTACGCAGATGGCGATGTCTGCCCGCCGGTCCATTCAAACCGCGCGAGCTGCCGCGAGATTGAATCGCCTTATCGTTAAAATGGTTGTAAGAGCCACCGCCCTGCTTGTCAAGGGATTGACGGCGCTTTTGGGGATCAGCGGTTCGGTAATTGTAGTTTTGTGCATTGTCATGGCGAGTGCCGCCGTCATTTCCTCTCCTTTCGGTATCTTTGTGTCCGGTGAAAATACGGATGCCGATGTAAAGCCGCTTTCTCGAATCGTTCAGGAAATAGACGATGAATTTGCCGCCCGACTGGTAGATATACAGCAATCCGCTGGCAATGTAGACCGGGTGGAATATCATTATCCCGGCAGCGCGGACAATACGCGGATCGATAACTGGATGGAAATTATCGCCGTCTTTGCCGTGAAGACCGTCACGGATGCGGAAAACGGAATGGATGTGGCCACACTTGATGCAACAAGAAACGGTATCATCCGATCGGTGTTTTGGGATATGAATTCGCTGGAATCTCGTGTTGAAACGATAGAACATAAGGAAACGGTTACGGTTGAACATGAGGACGGGAGCACCAGCGAAGAGACGATTACCCGACATGAACGCATTTTGCATATTACCGTCACTAGCCATACTGCGGAGCAACAGGCAGATACTTACCGCTTTACAAGTGAACAGATGGAACTTATGAAGGAAATGCTGTCCGAGGAGTTTCGCCCGCTTATGTTTGCGATACTTGGTAAAGATGCGGATATTGGCTTGACGCCGGAGCAGCTTGATTTGGTTCAACAGCAATTGCCCGAAGGTGAACTGGGCAGTGAAGCCGTCAAGTTGGCGCTGACTCGTCTAGGCGATCCGTACAGCCAGCCGAAGGCCGGGCAGGGTAATTATACGGATTGCAGCTATCTCGTCCAATGGGTTTACCGTCAGCTAGGTATTAACTTGCCGCGAACCGCAGCGGAGCAGGCCAGATTTTGCGTGGAGAATGGCCTGACAGTAGGCGCGGCCGACTTGGTTCCTGGCGATCTCGTGTTTTGGAGCTACGAGAGTAATGGCAGATTTATGAATATTACTCACGTTGGGATTTATGCGGGAGATGGCAAAGTAGTGGACGCTTCCTCAAGTCGGGGGCAGGTGGTGTATCGCAATCTGTTCGATTCGGACAAACAAGTGTTGTTTGGCAGACCTGAAATTTTGGACATTGAGGCTGCCTTCAATACCTTCAATTAG